One SAR202 cluster bacterium genomic window carries:
- a CDS encoding type II toxin-antitoxin system PemK/MazF family toxin: protein MVRRGEIYWLELSETTGSEQSGRRPFLVIQNDAGNSTSPTTIVAAITSQPRRRLYPFRVPFTAQESGLNLDGTVLCEQLRTIDQGRLGSMVGSLPQNRMREVDSALHKSLGLEH, encoded by the coding sequence ATGGTTAGGAGAGGGGAAATCTATTGGCTTGAGCTTTCAGAAACTACTGGCTCCGAGCAATCCGGCCGCAGGCCCTTCCTAGTTATCCAAAACGACGCTGGCAATAGCACCAGCCCTACCACCATCGTTGCGGCCATCACCTCCCAACCTCGCCGCCGCCTCTATCCCTTCCGTGTCCCCTTCACCGCCCAGGAAAGCGGACTAAATCTGGATGGTACTGTTCTCTGCGAACAATTACGAACTATTGACCAGGGGCGGCTTGGAAGCATGGTTGGGTCCCTGCCTCAGAACCGGATGCGTGAAGTTGATAGCGCACTGCATAAAAGCTTAGGGCTGGAGCACTAA
- a CDS encoding CopG family transcriptional regulator: MPESKAAKVAISLPKDLLEVADRLAKERSTTRSAVIVDLLKKEEEARIQALMEEGYREMAEENRRIANEFFEKDVADFFKRTKWDEPTNG; the protein is encoded by the coding sequence ATGCCCGAATCAAAAGCAGCTAAAGTCGCCATCAGCCTCCCAAAAGATCTCCTGGAAGTAGCGGACCGCCTTGCCAAGGAGCGCTCCACCACCCGCAGTGCTGTCATCGTCGACCTCCTGAAGAAGGAAGAAGAAGCCCGCATACAGGCCCTTATGGAAGAGGGCTACCGTGAAATGGCCGAGGAAAATCGCCGGATTGCCAACGAGTTCTTTGAGAAGGATGTAGCCGATTTCTTTAAGCGCACCAAGTGGGACGAGCCTACCAATGGTTAG